TATTCTTGGTTAACCGCGGTAATCTCTAATTCCCCACGCTCGCTTGGAGTAATTTTTTTTGCAATTTCGACGACACTGTTGGGATAAAAATAGAGACCTACTACGGCATACGAACTTTTTGGATGTTTAGGTTTTTCTTCGATAGAGAGGACATTTCCCACATGATCAAACTCGGCAACTCCATAGCGTTCAGGATCTTTTACCCAATAGCCAAAGACGGTTGCTTTCCCTTCATCTTTAACATTTCGAACCGATTGTGCAAGCATCTTCGTTAATCCATGACCGTGAAAAATGTTATCTCCAAGAACCAAACAGACATCATCATTGCCAATAAAATCGGCTCCCAAAATAAATGCTTGTGCAAGTCCGTCTGGTGAGGGTTGAACACAATATTCAAATCGCATACCGATATCACATCCATCTCCCAATAGCTCTTCAAAACGGGGAAGATCTGTAGGTGTAGAGATGATTAATACCTCTTTAATCCCTGCAAGCATTAAAACAGAGAGGGGATAATAAATCATCGGTTTATCATAGATAGGGACGAGTTGTTTCGAGACCCCTTTTGTAATGGGATAGAGTCGAGTTCCGCTTCCTCCAGCTAAAATAATCCCTTTCATTTTTTCTCCTTTTCATATAGTTCAACCGTTGCTTGCACGTATCCATCGATGCTACCACAATCGTAGCGTTTACCTTGAAATTTATAAGCAATAACATTGCCAGATTTTGCTTGCTCCATTAACGCATCCGTAATTTGAATTTCACCGCTTTTACCCGGTTTAGTATTTTTTAGAATCTCAAAAATATCAGGAGTAAGAATATAGCGCCCAATGATAGCAAGATTACTTGGTGCATCTGCTGGAGAGGGTTTTTCGACCATTGTGTTCACACGATATATTCCATTTTCGATCTCTTCTCCGGCAATGATACCGTACTTGTCGGTATACTTTGAATTGATCTCTTCGATGGCAACAATAGAGCATTGGTATTTGTTGTACAACGTGACCATTTGGGTTAAAACCCCTTCAGAATCATTAACACATAAATCATCGGCTAAAATGACTGCAAACGGTTGATTTCCAACAAGTGGTTCACCGGTTAAGATAGCGTGGCCAAGCCCTTTCATCTCTACTTGACGCGTGTATGCAAAGGTACATTTATCAATAATATGACGGATATCGGCAAGCATTTTTTCTTTCGTAGTCCCTTTGATCTGATGCTCTAACTCATAGCTGACATCAAAATGATCTTCAATCGCCCGCTTCCCCCGTCCGGTAACGATTGCCATAGTGTTCATTCCTGCATCCATCGCCTCTTCAACACCGTATTGGATAAGGGGTTTAGTGAGTATAGGGAGCATCTCTTTAGGCATTGCTTTGGTTGCAGGGAGGAAACGTGTTCCATACCCGGCTGCTGGAAACAAACAAACATGTATTGAGGAATTTTTTTTCATAAATAAATCCATTTTTTGATAATAAAAGATGAGTAAAATATTAGGTAATTAATAATATTCAAATTGTCACATAAATTGACTTAAAAAATCAAAGAAAGAGCAATGACATGGTATATTTGTTTTAACTATTCATACGGTTCAGAGAGTTTAATGAAACTGTATTCAAAGGTAAATGAGGCTTGTTTGAGAGCAGAGATATTGAGATAAGGTTTGACATTTTTTCTTATGTACAGAGAGATGAGTGCACCATTTTTTAGCAATGTCGGATCAAAACAAAAGGTTACTATTTTGTTTTCATAGGAATTTTGGATTAATGCTTCGAGCAGAGTGTTATCCGGTGGTATCATAAGAATGATACCGTGAATATTTTTCATAGTTAAGGCCTCTTTTGCCGATACGATTGAGAGGTGAATAGGGTGATCGTTAATCCCATCTGGATAGTGATTTTGAACCATACTGGAAAAATGTCGAGCAGTTTCTTGATTGGCTGGAGAGGTGACAATGGCAAGATTGATAGAGGATTGTATTCGCTCTTTTGTACCTTTTTCCATGAATAGAATTTTTGGGAAAAGCTTTGAGCTAATTTGGAGTAACGGTGTATCGTATGACTCTCCCAAAAGGGTCAATGGAATCACCAAGAAGAAAAAGTAAATTAAGTACTTCATGAACGATCCAAGGAGAGGCTGATAGTAAAAATTGCCCCTTGAACATTATTGCTAACACTGATGTTTCCCTCAAAATGTTGTTCAATGATTACTTTGGACATATACAATCCAATACCGGTTCCCTGTTTTTGAAATTTCGTTGTAAAGTAGGGCTCAAAAATCCGTTTGGAAATATCAGACGGAACACCTCCCCCTGTATCAGAGATATCGATGATGAGACGATTTGCTTCACACCGAAGCACAACATCGATTCTTCCTCCGTTTTGGTTGGAATTTGCAACAATAGCGTCTTTGGCATTGTTGATAATGTTTAAAATAACTTGCTTGAATTCATTTACAACTCCATAAATTTCTGCACTGCATTCGTTATGTATGGCATAGGTAATTTTGGCATAGTGGAGTTGTTCACTTAAAAGGTGAAAAATATCGTTAATCGGTTGAGTTGGTTTGAACGTAATTTTCTCTTTATTGAGATTGAAAAAATTTCTAAAATCATCAATCGTGTTAGACATAAAGGTGAGATTTGTCGTGATAATATCGCTATTATTTTGAATCTCTGAGTCATTAAGGATACCAAGTTGCCGCTTCATCTCCATATTACTCATTGCTAAACCGATAACGTTGAGAGGTTGTCGCCATTGATGGGCAATACTCTCAATCATCTCGCCCATTGCCGCAAGTCTTGATTGATGAATGAGTAATTGTTCTTTTTGGCGACGTTTTTCCATCTCCGTTTCAATACGCTGTTCAAGCTTTGAATTAATCTCTTCCATTTGGTCTTTATAATTGTCAATAGTCCCAAGCATTTTATACGTTGATGAAATGATTGTACGGATCTCTTTATTGTTATTGTCGCATTGAAAAGGTTTCGTTGGCTGATCAACAATGTATTCACCCATCCAATCGGAAATTTCACTTAAAACAAAAAACTGCTTTCTAAAATAGAGGAATGTAAAGGAAAAAATCAATAACGCAAAAAGTGATATAAGTACCAGTTGATCAAAAAGTTTATTTTGTAACTCTTGAGCATGCGTATTGGAGTAGCTGATATAGAGTGTGGCTTGTAACTCTCCTGTAATGGGATCTTTAAGTAGTTCTGAGAGGGTGATAGAGCCTTTGATTTTTGAATGGGGGGCATATTGTTCAAACAGTGTTTTTTTATGGGTATCCATCAAAGAAATACGAGTGATACTGGGGTTTTGAAAAAAAGTATGCATAGTTTCATTGAGGAGATTTTGTTGATCAAAACTCAGATAGGTAGAGATAATCGGTTTAAGTGTGTTGGTTACCAATCTAATTTTAGAACGCTCTTCTTCGTTGAGTACGGCAGAATTATGTGTATGGATAAAGATAAACATAGGAGCGGTGACTGCAATGTATAGGAGCCAAAAGAAAATAGCAAACTTAGCAATCAAAGAGTGCATTATTAAAATCCAATACCAATTAACATTAAATGATGATATATAAGTTATTGTTAATATTTCTTTAAATTTTTGGTACAATTTAACACCATAATAATAATGGAGACTATCATGCAAGGTATTTGGAAAAGTCTGATTGCGTTTTTGGTGCTTACACATGAAGTAGCGGCGGATGAGAGTGATCTTACCTCTTTATTAGACGAAGTTACCGCTATTGCAACAAAAAGCAAATTAAATATTGACTATCAACCCTCTGTAGTCTCTGTTCTTCATGCAGATAAGCTTAAAAAAACAGGTATTCGTAATCTGCATGAAGCGCTAGCTCTTTTACCGGGAATTGAAACGTCTATGCTGCATACCGGATGGAAGCAGGTTATCGTACGGGGGATTTATAATCCTGATACTTTCGTATTTGACAAATACAAACTCTATATCGATGGGGTAGATGTTGGTAGTGATCTCTACAGCACCAGCTACTATTATCTTGATTTTCCGATAGAACTGATTGATCGTATTGAAGTGTTGCGCGGGTCAGCCTCAACAGTTTACGGTCCAGGAGCCTTTAGTGCGGCTATTAATGTCATAACGATTAGTTCTCAGCCGGAGGAAAACGACAAAGTTTTTGGTTCAATCGGCACTTATGGCTATACTAAAGGGGGATTTGTACAACATCTCAACAGTGGGGATTGGTCACTCGGAATTGATGGCTATCATCAACACAGCAATAAAACTTTAGAAGCAGGTCCAGAAT
The sequence above is drawn from the Sulfuricurvum sp. genome and encodes:
- the rfbA gene encoding glucose-1-phosphate thymidylyltransferase RfbA encodes the protein MKGIILAGGSGTRLYPITKGVSKQLVPIYDKPMIYYPLSVLMLAGIKEVLIISTPTDLPRFEELLGDGCDIGMRFEYCVQPSPDGLAQAFILGADFIGNDDVCLVLGDNIFHGHGLTKMLAQSVRNVKDEGKATVFGYWVKDPERYGVAEFDHVGNVLSIEEKPKHPKSSYAVVGLYFYPNSVVEIAKKITPSERGELEITAVNQEYLAQNALKVELMGRGYAWLDTGTHESLLEASMFIQTIENRQGLKVACLEEIAYEMGYITKEKLLELAQPLSKNQYGQYLIRRANEGIVQ
- the galU gene encoding UTP--glucose-1-phosphate uridylyltransferase GalU, with protein sequence MKKNSSIHVCLFPAAGYGTRFLPATKAMPKEMLPILTKPLIQYGVEEAMDAGMNTMAIVTGRGKRAIEDHFDVSYELEHQIKGTTKEKMLADIRHIIDKCTFAYTRQVEMKGLGHAILTGEPLVGNQPFAVILADDLCVNDSEGVLTQMVTLYNKYQCSIVAIEEINSKYTDKYGIIAGEEIENGIYRVNTMVEKPSPADAPSNLAIIGRYILTPDIFEILKNTKPGKSGEIQITDALMEQAKSGNVIAYKFQGKRYDCGSIDGYVQATVELYEKEKK
- a CDS encoding HAMP domain-containing sensor histidine kinase, with amino-acid sequence MHSLIAKFAIFFWLLYIAVTAPMFIFIHTHNSAVLNEEERSKIRLVTNTLKPIISTYLSFDQQNLLNETMHTFFQNPSITRISLMDTHKKTLFEQYAPHSKIKGSITLSELLKDPITGELQATLYISYSNTHAQELQNKLFDQLVLISLFALLIFSFTFLYFRKQFFVLSEISDWMGEYIVDQPTKPFQCDNNNKEIRTIISSTYKMLGTIDNYKDQMEEINSKLEQRIETEMEKRRQKEQLLIHQSRLAAMGEMIESIAHQWRQPLNVIGLAMSNMEMKRQLGILNDSEIQNNSDIITTNLTFMSNTIDDFRNFFNLNKEKITFKPTQPINDIFHLLSEQLHYAKITYAIHNECSAEIYGVVNEFKQVILNIINNAKDAIVANSNQNGGRIDVVLRCEANRLIIDISDTGGGVPSDISKRIFEPYFTTKFQKQGTGIGLYMSKVIIEQHFEGNISVSNNVQGAIFTISLSLDRS